CCAATAACTTTATTTACCCAGAGGTTTCCTCAGAAATTCCATAGTCACTGCAGAGTCGAGTAGCAGTTGTAATTATGTTATAGTTAGGAGCAGTAAAATAGTGGTTTCCAAATGCTCTAAGATTCATTTAAGTCCTTCTAATGCAAGATGCTCTTTATTGGCTAGAGTGCAACTACATAGAGGCAGCCTGAAGGCCCCAAACCTGGATATATGGTGAAAGGTGCCACTTTTGGGATCGTAGCACCCATCCCGTAAGATGTGATCAATCATCTCAAGGGTGGATAAGGGTGCTCACTTGTCAGCATATTCAGTTGTTCTACAAATTTTTATTGTCTTTGATATCTGTAGTTGAATCTGTTTGCTGAGTTTATCCACTTTGCAGTTTGCACCCAATGAAAGACCATCTCACTAATGGAACTTCATTCTTCTGTTATTTCAGAACTTTAGCCATCAATTACAACCTTCATATAAATCTTAAATCATCCTTAGTTCTTCAAGTTTATGTCTAAACTCTTCCTTAATCATCTCACTGTTCTAGCATCAAATGCTCTTAATCCAATAGTGTTCTACTCTTGAAGCTTAAAACCCTGTAAAATTGAGCTCTAAATGCAATAATGTATCTCCTCAGTCATTGACCTTTTAACTACTACATCCTATCTGTATACATAATTAGATATACTCATACAAGTCATAAACTGCTCAGATGCGATTCCCTTTCCCTCAAATGCACTCCAAGACATTCTCACAAGTCACAAGTGGATTGAAACAAATGGGGTACACAAGTACAAGAACAGCTCATATCAAGtgagttatatacttatatctgTTTACTCAAAGAATTGGCACTCTCTTCATTCTTCAATATTTAAAATAGTATCAGCACGACCTGGTCTGAATAGTGACAACTCCTTCGAAACAggatgcaatttaaaaaaaaaaaatgcatacacAACAAAGTAATGTTCAAAGGATGGCATCATCCATTCACATTTGAAAAATACAGATGAAATCAAAAACCCTCTTGGGCTTTTGGCAAGAAGCTTACATTAAATATGAAAGTTTCTATACCAAGGTTCGACTTCATTGATTTCAATTTCAGTtagttcaaacttcaaacaatAAGATACTGAGCTAACTTTccaagaaaacagaaaacactAAGATATTAGGATACCAATAACAAGCATGATATAGAAAACACATATgaataacaaaacaaatatttgGTCACAGCTGAATCTATATAGTTCTTATATACAGCAGAAATTGATCTGGAACTGGAACAGAACTTTCAATTGAACTATAGCAAAACACAtgaataacaaaacaaaaatttggtCAAATGActaaaatccttgtgatataaTAATGTTCATCCCGCAATTGATTTAGCAAGACATGAGAGTGTTAACCATGATGTCCAATATCAATTTGGGAAAACGTTATTTGTATTCAAACCTGCACTCGCCGGTGACTTCATTATAACATTTTATATTCCATTATTCTCCATCATGAATTAAAGCAATGAAGCTATTAGCCTATGTAAGAATCCACAACTTAAGTGGTTTTAGCAGTATCCGTCAATTTGATGCCTACGCCTCTTCATACAAAGAAACATAGTTTTACAGCGAATGCATAGATTAAGTTGCAACATTTTATACAGTGATACACTTGCAACCGTCTAAAATAACAACACAGAAGATTGTTGACACCATGAACACGAAAAGGAAGCAGAAagtactgaaaaaaaaaaaaagtaccaaaTTACTTACACGCAGCTGAGAAGGAGATCTCTGTGAAGCGATATCATTAGACTGATTCGTGGAAAAGGGTTTGGGAGGAAAGAAGAGTGAGGTCGTGTTGTTTCCAGTGAAGTTGTGTGCGGaagtgaatttggggaagacgGTTGAGGACGACGAGAACCTCAGCGCGGAGGCGTAATCCATTGCGATTAATCGATTTCGCTGAGCCAAATTCAAATTTATGGAAAGAGGATTTGTGCGGttagacgaagaagaagaagaaatcaatgATTTTGTGTCTGTCTTCTTTGTTTCTATCGCCTCCTTACCACAATTGTTTCCATTAATTTAACGCCGCCGTTCGCTCCCTTTCTCGTCTCATCGGTGTACACGAGGGAGTTCGGGTAAATATTGTCTGTTAAACTCATTTTGGGTTAAATGGCACGGAGTGACTCTCAATTTTATGTGCTTtaatagattaaaaaataattataaataaatactatattgtaaGAGCATTAAGACTACATTGTAAGAGCATTAACAGTACTTAAAAAAGAAACAACTCATTTTGTTATCCtattcataaaaatatatatatatatatatatatattagtctaAATTATCCATAACTAACAAACTTTCACACaaaattgaacttgaaattttataattatcattatattagTCTAGACTATCCATGGCTAACTAACTTTCACAAGAATTGAACTTGAGTGATATACAACTGTAATTGTTACAAGGCAAAAGTAAACTatcttttttagtttttgtgAAAAGCTTTCTACcatgaaaattgaaaactaaCATGAAATGGAAACCTCAGCTTAGTACACTGCCACTTCGCCAGTATGATTACAACTCTCGCAAAAGCTGAAAAGGAATCAGTAGTACAAAAGTGAAAACTACCTAAAACAAAATCTGGAGACAGAATACTAATATGAatctaagattttttttttggggagaaAAAAGGCCTGTGCATCCCTAAAACTAGCCCTATCTTCCAACATTCTACAGAGATAATTACAAGTTCTACTTGGCTAATAGCTAGAGCCGCCTCGGTTTATATCAGTTGCCACGCATCAGGGTGCTGCTACCTGTTACGCTGCCATTTGAACAAGCTGATCCCACTGCAACTCTCTGCAGCGCTCTCGTCTGTGGAGTCTGACCCGCTCTCGACTGTTTCGTCTGAACTCTCTTCTGGGAGCATCTGAACTCTGTTGGCATTTTTTATGATCCAATCAGTGAATTCAGATGAAGATGCTAGCTCCGTGATTGCATGCTTGGTGGAGTCTTGAGTGAACTCCTCCCATTCCCTTTCCGAGAATTTCTTCCTGTTAGGCGTCTTGTGGAAGGTCGAGTAATACTCCGGCAGATTTTGTCTCCCCCACATATTAGACTGGACTGCTCGACCTGAAAGGATTACAGAATGAAGTAACGTTGTTAAATCAGAAAGAAACTATGTTTAGTGTGCAGGCTGTAGGATTTCACTCGGGATAATCTATGCATCCCTTGTAAAGTGTACAGGTTATAACAATGGCATTAAGGATAATTAGATAATACCTTTAACAGGAGGATCAGACCAAGGAGATGAACTTTTTGACCTGTTAGACATGCGTCCATAGAACCCTGGTCCCTGCGACTTCCTAAAGAACTCAGCACGCTTTGGTGTCATATTCATTTGCCTATTCATCCCCGTACTAGAAGTCCTATTTCGTGAATAAGATGAATCCCTGCACGCAAGAAGGAGCAGATAATCAGCTAACCCTAAACTTAATAACATGAGAAAGAACATACTACAATTATACAAGTGGATCAATAGAAAAAATTACCTTGCTCTACGTCGCATCACGGAAGTGACAGAAGAGCAAATCAAGAACCAAGAACCAAGAACAGCCATAGCAAGAGGAATATCCAATGTGCTCTGATATAAAGAAAGAGGGAGGATAGTTAGTACTCTATAACAATAGAAAGCGCAACACAGGAATCCTTCTGCATATATAGGCTAAACATGGATGCCATATATACAAATATCTAGATGAGAAGAAAGCATGCTAAGGATTCCACGGGCATTATACGAGATATAGTTACAGCAAATAAAGTCTCTAACAAACTGCTGATATACACTTGTACAAAAGCAATGTGGAAGAAAGTTGTCTTGGGGAAAGGGAGGATTCCAGTCAATAttgcatcattttttttatattaattattagaaAGGCATTTGGTTTCAGAAATGTTGTCATCTGGAGCAAATTTGCAAATACCAATAAATTTCAAAAGTTACTGACTTACTGCAACACAATTTCCCTGAAGATGGATACATTTTTTGTCATTACTAATTGGATTCTCTAAAATAAGCAGCATTGTTATCTTAGATCCATAAGATTTACATATATATGGGATTAAGATTTTAAGAAGACGTCACCAAAAGCTTTCTTGTGATAGGATAAATAATATCTTCtactttgtttaatttttatgcaCATGCTCTTGCAGGCTCATCTTTGATCATAGCCTAATTCTTATTCTTTTACCATTTTAAAATTGAGAAGCTGGAATACTGGTTGCTTTTGTATTTCTAGCTTCACATTTTCCTTTAAATTTGTTCACTGCTCCTACTTCATTAAACGGCAATAAAATCCTAGGACTATATAGGCTAGGGCACTAGGCACCATAAGATAATAGTAATATCTATTTgccaataaaataaacaaattatttgTATGACAGCATATACATGAGCAAATTAACAACAAAGAATTTCTTAATACCTGAAAGATAAGAGTGATGCCAACAACACGAATGGCCCATTTTACAAATTGAGCCACTCCAGCATCAACACCTCCATTCTCCGAAACAACATACTTCCTCACAAGCCAATATCCCATACCAGCTCCGGCAAGGATAATTCCAACTAGAAGAAATACAGAAACCTGCAAAGTTCTCATGTTATTAAGAATTAAGTGAGATAAGTAGATAACACCATCCACTAAATTAAATGTAACCTTAATCTTGCAAGTAAAGCACTTACAGGGTTATGTAACTCTTCATCAAGCCCAAAACTTAAAAGAATAGAATTGACCATCATTGAGAAGTGATGTAGCAAAAATGATCCAGCTCCAAGCTGCATTACAATGcagataatatatattgttagtGATTGTGATCACTTGAATT
This region of Ipomoea triloba cultivar NCNSP0323 chromosome 15, ASM357664v1 genomic DNA includes:
- the LOC116006154 gene encoding uncharacterized protein LOC116006154, coding for MEVFPFSSKCASTNVVSRPLLLPPLLLICLLLLSAATHLSALKEVNLKNPVVDVTPVPLAGFSSSRDIVSCERVLVAGLSRLKLWSYSSAYRVTLIPSAAIPERLHAKIHICSHKNSSLGSCQCDKDDWKILQKGAWNSVMSPYVDRFIDVKYFGDFSGSVTVTVEEDSQKWRLLCLALGLILLLLAPTVSSWVPFYYSSSMMIGVCLVIIILLFQGMKLLPTGRKNFFYLTIYGSVLGAGSFLLHHFSMMVNSILLSFGLDEELHNPVSVFLLVGIILAGAGMGYWLVRKYVVSENGGVDAGVAQFVKWAIRVVGITLIFQSTLDIPLAMAVLGSWFLICSSVTSVMRRRARDSSYSRNRTSSTGMNRQMNMTPKRAEFFRKSQGPGFYGRMSNRSKSSSPWSDPPVKGRAVQSNMWGRQNLPEYYSTFHKTPNRKKFSEREWEEFTQDSTKHAITELASSSEFTDWIIKNANRVQMLPEESSDETVESGSDSTDESAAESCSGISLFKWQRNR